From the Silurus meridionalis isolate SWU-2019-XX chromosome 5, ASM1480568v1, whole genome shotgun sequence genome, one window contains:
- the elf2a gene encoding ETS-related transcription factor Elf-2a isoform X1 has translation MTSVVVIDGGGNVLEYVTGDEEAQQEVCCEDTVIHEDEVECPAVIVEQVNSAEVEQCYAAQVLVCDDENTYLMQEVVEEQVVETEVQDSDIVEVSVNDKTIEAAEALLHMDSPASLQGDHSPEEFLSEMEVEVSTEDMGHVVEDSHSTLQQTNLQKKKRGRKSKLPRGCCDGSLDLIYKRKSRESKGTTTYLWEFLLDLLQDKETCPKYIKWTEKEKGIFKLVDSKAVSKLWGKHKNKPDMNYETMGRALRYYYQRGILSKVEGQRLVYQFKEMPKDIVFIDDEMEDGMEKGKVQSFTAADCTSPRRRKERLSPISSSTSVISIASGPEGLRTVQKSPVATTTGPRTVRLAMQVPVVMTTPQGQKVSTMTLNSPTSMLAGGSSTGKVVLQAVPTLLPTQGQNGERITLQLITIPTTGGQTKAGTPITLRTLTPLAGTQVLQLAMPSSTNTPTTITLPGEAALSTQDIKIIKLDTLEQSAFGDQTVTHS, from the exons ATGACCTCGGTGGTGGTAATAGACGGTGGAGGGAACGTTCTGGAGTATGTCACCGGGGACGAGGAGGCGCAGCAG GAGGTGTGCTGTGAAGACACTGTGATCCACGAGGACGAGGTCGAGTGTCCCGCGGTGATCGTGGAGCAGGTGAACAGTGCCGAAGTGGAGCAATGCTACGCCGCTCAGGTGCTCGTCTGCGACGACGAGAACACCTACCTGATgcaggaggtggtggaggagcAGGTGGTGGAGACCGAGGTGCAGGACTCGGATATAG TGGAGGTGTCGGTTAATGACAAAACCATCGAGGCGGCTGAGGCTCTGCTGCACATGGACTCTCCAGCAAGCCTTCAAGGTGACCACAGCCCAG aggagttcTTGTCAGAGATGGAGGTGGAAGTGAGCACAGAGGACATGGGACACGTTGTGGAGGATTCCCACAGCACACTGCAGCAAACCAAtctgcagaaaaagaaaagag GGCGGAAATCCAAGCTGCCTCGGGGCTGCTGCGACGGCTCTCTGGATCTCATTTATAAACGGAAATCGAGGGAGAGCAAGG GTACCACCACGTACCTGTGGGAGTTTTTGTTGGATCTCCTTCAGGATAAAGAAACCTGCCCTAAGTACATCAAATGGACGGAGAAGGAGAAAGGCATATTTAAGCTGGTGGACTCCAAAGCTGTGTCCAAACTGTGGGGAAAACATAAGAACAAACCGGACATGAACTACGAGACTATGGGACGAGCACTCAG gtattaCTACCAGCGAGGAATCCTTTCCAAGGTGGAAGGTCAGAGACTGGTGTACCAGTTTAAGGAGATGCCCAAAGACATCGTGTTCATCGACGACGAGATGGAGGACGGGATGGAAAAGGGCAAAGTGCAGAGCTTCACGGCAGCCGACTGCACGAGCCCCAGGCGGAGAAAAGAGAGACTGTCTCCCATTTCATCCTCCACGTCTGTCATCAGCATCGCATCAGGACCCGAAGGACTCAGGACTGTGCAAAAGAGTCCGGTCGCCACGACAACGGGCCCCAG GACGGTAAGGCTGGCCATGCAGGTCCCTGTTGTCATGACAACGCCCCAGGGTCAGAAGGTCTCCACGATGACCCTGAACTCCCCCACGAGCATGCTGGCTGGGGGCAGCAGCACGGGGAAAGTGGTGCTGCAGGCCGTGCCCACGCTTTTGCCCACGCAGGGTCAGAACGGAGAGCGGATCACGCTGCAGCTCATCACCATCCCCACCACCGGGGGCCAGACCAAAGCGGGCACGCCCATCACCCTGCGCACGCTCACGCCGCTCGCCGGGACGCAGGTCCTCCAGCTCGCCATGCCTTCTTCCACGAACACCCCGACCACCATCACGCTGCCCGGCGAGGCGGCGCTCAGCACGCAGGACATCAAGATCATCAAGCTGGATACTTTGGAGCAGAGCGCATTCGGGGACCAGACAGTCACGCACAGCTGA
- the elf2a gene encoding ETS-related transcription factor Elf-2a isoform X2 yields MAARVHAEPENQLDLLLKAVEVSVNDKTIEAAEALLHMDSPASLQGDHSPEEFLSEMEVEVSTEDMGHVVEDSHSTLQQTNLQKKKRGRKSKLPRGCCDGSLDLIYKRKSRESKGTTTYLWEFLLDLLQDKETCPKYIKWTEKEKGIFKLVDSKAVSKLWGKHKNKPDMNYETMGRALRYYYQRGILSKVEGQRLVYQFKEMPKDIVFIDDEMEDGMEKGKVQSFTAADCTSPRRRKERLSPISSSTSVISIASGPEGLRTVQKSPVATTTGPRTVRLAMQVPVVMTTPQGQKVSTMTLNSPTSMLAGGSSTGKVVLQAVPTLLPTQGQNGERITLQLITIPTTGGQTKAGTPITLRTLTPLAGTQVLQLAMPSSTNTPTTITLPGEAALSTQDIKIIKLDTLEQSAFGDQTVTHS; encoded by the exons ATGGCGGCTCGAGTTCACGCGGAACCCGAAAACCAGCTGGACCTACTCCTCAAAGCGG TGGAGGTGTCGGTTAATGACAAAACCATCGAGGCGGCTGAGGCTCTGCTGCACATGGACTCTCCAGCAAGCCTTCAAGGTGACCACAGCCCAG aggagttcTTGTCAGAGATGGAGGTGGAAGTGAGCACAGAGGACATGGGACACGTTGTGGAGGATTCCCACAGCACACTGCAGCAAACCAAtctgcagaaaaagaaaagag GGCGGAAATCCAAGCTGCCTCGGGGCTGCTGCGACGGCTCTCTGGATCTCATTTATAAACGGAAATCGAGGGAGAGCAAGG GTACCACCACGTACCTGTGGGAGTTTTTGTTGGATCTCCTTCAGGATAAAGAAACCTGCCCTAAGTACATCAAATGGACGGAGAAGGAGAAAGGCATATTTAAGCTGGTGGACTCCAAAGCTGTGTCCAAACTGTGGGGAAAACATAAGAACAAACCGGACATGAACTACGAGACTATGGGACGAGCACTCAG gtattaCTACCAGCGAGGAATCCTTTCCAAGGTGGAAGGTCAGAGACTGGTGTACCAGTTTAAGGAGATGCCCAAAGACATCGTGTTCATCGACGACGAGATGGAGGACGGGATGGAAAAGGGCAAAGTGCAGAGCTTCACGGCAGCCGACTGCACGAGCCCCAGGCGGAGAAAAGAGAGACTGTCTCCCATTTCATCCTCCACGTCTGTCATCAGCATCGCATCAGGACCCGAAGGACTCAGGACTGTGCAAAAGAGTCCGGTCGCCACGACAACGGGCCCCAG GACGGTAAGGCTGGCCATGCAGGTCCCTGTTGTCATGACAACGCCCCAGGGTCAGAAGGTCTCCACGATGACCCTGAACTCCCCCACGAGCATGCTGGCTGGGGGCAGCAGCACGGGGAAAGTGGTGCTGCAGGCCGTGCCCACGCTTTTGCCCACGCAGGGTCAGAACGGAGAGCGGATCACGCTGCAGCTCATCACCATCCCCACCACCGGGGGCCAGACCAAAGCGGGCACGCCCATCACCCTGCGCACGCTCACGCCGCTCGCCGGGACGCAGGTCCTCCAGCTCGCCATGCCTTCTTCCACGAACACCCCGACCACCATCACGCTGCCCGGCGAGGCGGCGCTCAGCACGCAGGACATCAAGATCATCAAGCTGGATACTTTGGAGCAGAGCGCATTCGGGGACCAGACAGTCACGCACAGCTGA